From the Jilunia laotingensis genome, the window ATTGGACTTGATTAAACATCTTTATCCGCTGCGCACTTGCAACTTAAATTTATCACCCGAAAACATACGCGCAGGAAAATTCAATGTTTGCCTTGAATATCACATAAAGAAGTGCGCTGGACCATGTATCGGCCTCCAATCTCAAGAAGAATACCTTAAAAACATTGATGAAATCAAGGAAATTTTAAAAGGGAACACCCAAGAAATAAGCCGAATGTTACTTCAGAAGATGCAAGACCTTTCAGCTGAAATGAAATTTGAGGAAGCTCAGAAAGTTAAAGAAAAATATATATTAATCGAAAACTACCGCTCCAAATCGGAAGTGGTCAGTGCCGTACTACATAATATCGACGTCTTTTCCATTGAAGAAGACGACAATAACTCTGCATTTATCAATTATTTGCATATTACTAACGGGGCTATCAATCAAGCATTCACTTTCGAATACAAAAAGAAACTGAATGAGAGCAAAGAAGAACTACTCACACTGGGCATCATCGAGATGAGAGAACGATATAAAAGTCTCTCACGTGAGATAATCATCCCGTTTGAACTCGACATGGAATTAAATAACGTCGTATTCACCGTTCCCCAACGGGGAGATAAGAAGAAACTACTCGAACTATCCATGCTTAATGTAAAACAATACAAAGCCGACCGGCTGAAACAAGCAGAGAAGCTTAATCCCGAGCAAAGGAGCATGCGACTAATGAAAGAAATCCAGCAAGAACTACATTTGGACAAATTACCGATGCAAATAGAGTGCTTCGACAATTCCAACATTCAAGGTTCTGATGCAGTAGCAGCATGCGTTGTTTTCAAAAAAGCGAAGCCATCAAAGCAAGATTACCGGAAATATAATATTAAAACCGTAGAAGGACCGGATGATTATGCATCTATGAAAGAGGTGGTTAGAAGGCGTTACCAACGTGCCATAGAAGAAGAGACTGCCCTACCCGACCTCATCATCACCGACGGAGGGAAAGGACAAATGGAAGTGGTTCGCCAGGTCATGGAAGAGCTTCAACTGGATATCCCCATCGCTGGTCTTGCCAAAGACCGAAAGCATCGGACTTCAGAATTACTATTCGGTTTCCCTCCCCAAACCATCGGGCTAAAACAACATAGCCCCCTATTTAAGTTATTAGAGCAGATACAAAATGAAGTCCACCGGTTTGCTATTACATTCCACCGTGACAAACGCAGTAAACGGCAGATAACGTCTGCACTTGACACGATAAAAGGTATTGGAGAAAAGACCAAAACGGCTTTATTAAAAGAGTTCAAAAGTGTAAAACGGATCAAAGAAGCATCTTTGGAAGAAATAAGCGCCATTGCCGGTGAAGCTAAAGGAAAGCTCATAAAAGACGCATTGAAATAGATACATGTAAATAAAGCATAAGATTTCGCAGAAAACTCTGCAAAGCAGAGCATACTCTGTAACGAATTTCGTAAATTTGCCTTTCTAAAAGAAGCAGTAGTTGAATGAATGATTTACCCAATCAATCGTTAAACTAAAAAATTAATTCATTAGTAAAGAAGAGAATAAATGAGAGTAGTAATACAACGAGTCAGTCATGCATCTGTCTGTATTAATGGTAATTGTAAATCTTCGATCGGTCCAGGGATGCTGATTTTGATAGGCATAGAGGATACCGACGAATCAGAAGACATTGAATGGCTATGCAAAAAAATAGTCAATTTACGTATCTTCGATGACGAAAACGGAGTGATGAATAAATCTATTCTTGATGTTAACGGAGACATTCTAGTTATCAGTCAATTTACGCTACATGCATCGACTAAAAAAGGGAATCGTCCCTCTTACATCAAAGCTGCCAAACCCGAAATTTCCATCCCACTCTACGAACAATTCTGCCGGAAATTGAGTTCTTCACTAGGAAAAGAAATTGGAACAGGCGAATTCGGAGCCGACATGAAAGTGGAGTTATTAAACGATGGTCCGGTCACTATATGCATAGATACTAAAAACAAAGAATAATGACATTTGAAGAAGCCCAAAAGCAGGTTGACCTGTGGATAAAACAGTATGGAGTACGCTATTTCAGCGAACTCACCAATATGGCAGTTCTTACCGAAGAAGTAGGTGAACTAGCTCGCGTAATGGCCCGTAAATATGGTGATCAATCTTTCAAAAAAGGCGAGAAAGACAACTTGGATGATGAAATGGCAGATGTACTTTGGGTACTGCTCTGCCTTGCTAACCAAACCGGAGTAAACCTAACGGAGGCATTCGTCCGTAACCTTGAGAAAAAGACTAAAAGAGATAATCAAAGACATATAAATAATCCCAAATTGAGTGATAATGGAACAGAATGACAGCCATCTGAACAAGTATGACGCCACATTGGCTAAGTACAACACGAATCTGAACGATGCCGAGATACAAGCTAAAGTAGATAAAATCATCGAAGAAAAAGTAGCAGAAAACAATACGGAAGAAGTAAAGAAATTTCTGTTCAACTGCATAGATCTTACTACTCTAAACTGTACGGACAGCGATGAAAGCGTGATGAAGTTTACGGAGAAAGTAAACCAATTCGATGATGAATTCCCCGACCTAAAGAATGTAGCAGCTATTTGCGTTTACCCGAATTTTGCTGAAGTAGTCAAAAACACACTTGATGTGGACGGAATCAATATCGCCTGTGTTTCAGCCGGATTTCCTTCTTCCCAAACATTCATAGAAGTAAAAATAGCAGAAACGGCTATGGCATTAATGGAAGGCGCAAATGAAATAGACATTGTAATTTCTGTTGGAAAATTCCTGAGCGGAGACTATGAAACGATGTGTGACGAAATCCAAGAACTGAAAGATACTTGTAAGGAATGCCATATGAAAGTGATCCTTGAAACAGGGGCTTTGAAAACAGCCTCTAACATCAAAAAGGCCTCTATCCTATCTATGTATGCAGGCGCAGATTTCATCAAGACCTCAACCGGGAAAATACAACCTGCTGCAACACCAGAAGCTGCTTATGTGATGTGCGAAGCCATTAAAGAGTATCATGAGAAAACCGGTAATAAAATCGGTTTTAAGCCCGCTGGTGGTATCAACACCGTTCATGATGCACTTGTATACTATACTATCGTAAAAGAACTTTTGGGAGAGGAATGGCTAAACAATAAATTATTCCGATTGGGAACCAGCAGATTAGCCAATTTACTACTTTCTGAAATCAGAGGAGAAGAAATCAAATTCTTCTAAAATAATGATTCTATTAAATGGAAAATCCGTCACCTTCTCTTCTAAATTAAGCAGGAAGTAAACTCGGAAATACCACTTTTCCCTTTAGTAATTTGGGTTCAGCTCAGCATAACCAAATTACCGAGTTAGTGTCGATTCGTTGTCACGCTCTTGTCAATTCGTTGGCAAAAGCGTGACATTCTACAGGTATTCTTGTGCCAACCCATTAGAACAAAATCCTTTCTTGTACAACTAAGCCAAAAGAAGAGGTATCCAGTAGTATCAAATGAATTAAAGAGAAACCAACTTATCCACTAATTTCCCGCAAAAACATAGTATAATTCGTTAGAACTAAAGAACAATCTCTCAACCAGATAAAGAAATGCAATACCCGTTACAGAATCAACTTATTATTAGCAGCTAAGAAATAATTTCATCAACAGAAATCGCCATTTTTGTAGCAAAAATTAAGAAAAACTAAACTTCCTTACTCTGCAAAACTCATTTTTATTATCTTTGCAAAAATATTAGCTCAAAGAGAGAGAGCTAATACATTGTATTAGAGAACGTTTCATTTATTATCTTTTTCCTGGAATTCGGCAAAATTCGTGTTATGAAAGGTAATAGGCAAACGGGTCTCACGCACCTTCACGTATATACTCTTGTTATATATCGAATGGAGCGTGAGACTGTTGCTTGTATCATCATAACGGCTTGCCGAAGCCCCAGGAAAGATACAGAGCAACAGTTCTCACGCTTTTCGGTTACACAAAATTTAAAAACAAGAGTATGGAGCAACAAAACATTTCGTTAAGATTCAATGGCAACCTAGAAGACTGCAACCTTCCAAAATCTAAGAAACAAGATTTATTTATCGGACTTATAGCGGGAATGAGGAAGGGATTCTTTGTCAACAGTCTCAGTACTGGCATCAATAAAGACACTCTTCATGAAATACTTATAGGGGTAACTAAACCCAAACAGGAATCTACCATTACCGAGACACTAAAATTCCTTCAAACAGAAGGAGAACGTACGGCCTATTCCATTCTTCTACCCTACCTACTCTCTTCAAACGATAAAAAAGAAATAGAAAAGATATTGCGTGAACGTTTTTTCGGAATAGAGTTATTCGTAAACCGGGCACATAATATACGTAAGTTTCTAGATTATGTACATGACAAAAACATCGTTTCCATCAATGAAAACGACTTAATAAGAGGTATTCTTTCATGGGATATGGGCGAACTCATCAATCTAACACGCATTGCATTCGAAGCAGGGTATATCAATGAAAGCACAGCATGGGAACATATTAAGTTTGCCGGAGAACAATGCCGAACAAACTACCGGAATTGGGAAGAGATAGGAAAAGGATATCTGATAGGCCAAGCTATGAAGGGACATTCAGTAAATGTCTTTAAAAGTAATATGGCATATGAAGATGACTTACTAATATCATCTCATATGCCATTTTTATTATCTATTTTTTCTCTCTGACCTAAAATCTTCTCCTTTTGGGCATGATGTTCCGGAAGAAGCCTGAGACTTCTTCTAACAGATTCTTTATACTTATGCTATGCAGCTTTCTTCTGTCCGTTTTTGATTTTATCAATCATCAATATTGCGTTTGCCGTATGTATCCCAAAGAAAATCCACAGGATTTCTGTTTTCCTGTTCCGTGCTTTGATTTTCGATAGCGAATAATGCTGTTTTTGCGTACCGAAACTGCCTTCAAGCCTGGTGGCTCTTTCCCTCGAGAGTTCACTCCTGAGAACCTTCCTCACCGCCTCGTCCTTTGCAGCTCTTCCCTTGCGTACAAAGGAGGTTGATATCCCATATTTTGTACAGAACTTCCTGTTGGCATTATTGGCGTATATGGAATCTGCGGCCACACATCTGACCCTCACATTCATCAGTTTCTGATGCATATGGATACAATCCTTCAGACGTATACCCTCATTGAATGCCTTGAAAGAGACGTGCTCGATGAATGAGATTCCATCTATCTGTATGTTATTAACCTTTGCACCGAACTCGACAGATTTTACTTCCTTACCTCTTACGATAGGGTGTACGTAATGACGGTCAATACTGACAATACGGTCACTGACCTTCCTGCCTTCAAAGAGTTCCTTTTCCTGTACAAGGACCTTGCTGATTATGGAAAGCCGTTTCTGATAATCCTGTGTATATTTGAGTAAAGAGCCGTGTTCTCTGTGAATGTCATCCCGTTGCATGATGAGTTTTTCCAGGAGTCTGATCATGCGACGCTTCAGCATTCTTGTCCTCGAAGCCTTCCTCTTTCTTTTCTTACAATAGGACAGATAGGATGCTGCAACATCTGTGTATTTGTTACGGGGACGCCTTATGCCGAGTTTCCCACAATGCATGCAGACATGCCGGTAGAGCCATGCTTTCCCAAAGGAGCTTCATGTCCGTAGGGAAACGCATATGACTTTCATAGCATGTGGCATCGGCCATACACACGTGAAGGTTCTCAAGATAAGGCTTCCAGTGTGAGGCAAGAATCTTCTGAAGGGAGTCGATGTCAAGACGGGATGCAACCTCATTACGGATAGCGCTGATTATCTTGTAGTTGGTTATAGGGCAGGACGGGTCTATCATGATACCGCAAAACAGCTGATAATGTATGTTTCCGTTAAGATGTTCTACCAGCAGCCTGTCAGAGAATCCGGTATAAGCCTTCAGTACCATAAGGGCTATCTTCGCGGAAGGACTGAAACTGTTCCTGCGACCCAAGCGGGATTGTGAAAGGCCTGTCTCTTTGGCTATACTCTCGAACGGAAACACGGAATGAAGACTGCCAAGTTCACTCGCATGAAAACTCTTACGATATTTTTCCAGAATATCGAATTCTGGAAACCCTAAAGTAGGGTGAATTTCTGAAATATTTTGTATCTTCGCCATATCTTAGTGTGGATATTTCCCCCGTTTTGGCCGGCAAACCGTATTTTAGGGGGAATACCTAAAGATACAAAAAAGCCAACTAATTCGCAATACTTTTAGTATGAATTAGTTGGCTAATTTTATAGGATTTACTGAATATCCCTATGAAATGTAAAGAAACAGCAGAGACAGATAAAGTTATTGAATGTTTACTGATAGCTATAAAAGATGAAAGCAGCCCATGGAAACAGGACTATTTGTCTCTAACCACGACATAGTTGATATAGCTCTCAAGAGCAGAAATTACATTAGAATATGGTAATGTTCGTAGTAGCTCAACCGCTTTCTCCTGATATTGCCTTATGACCTTTTCTGCGTATTCAATACCACCGTTTTTCTTCGAAAAATCGATTAATCCAGCGATTTCATCAGGAGAGGCCGTTCCCTCTTTCACTCTTACCGCTATGCTTTTTGCCCACTCATCGTTCGTAGAATTTAGTGCATATAAGGCAGGCAATGTCAATTTACCCTCTAGCATATCGTTGCCAGTAGGCTTACCTATCACTTTACTATCGAAATAATCGAAAATATCATCTTTTATTTGAAAACACATACCAATGTATTCACCTAACAAACAGGCTGTTCCGATTTCATTTTTATCCGCACCGACAGATAGCGCAGCAGCCTTCGTACAAGCCGCAAAAAGAGCAGCAGTCTTTTTACGGATCACATCGAAGTAGATAGCTTCTGAATATTCGGGATTGCTCACATTAGAAAGTT encodes:
- the uvrC gene encoding excinuclease ABC subunit UvrC, whose protein sequence is METNQELNTNEYLKGIVSNLPERPGIYQYLNAEGTIIYVGKAKNLKRRVYSYFSKEHEPGKTRVLVSKIADIRYIVVNTEEDALLLENNLIKKYKPRYNVLLKDDKTYPSICVQNEYFPRVFKTRKIIRNGSSYFGPYSHIPSMNGVLDLIKHLYPLRTCNLNLSPENIRAGKFNVCLEYHIKKCAGPCIGLQSQEEYLKNIDEIKEILKGNTQEISRMLLQKMQDLSAEMKFEEAQKVKEKYILIENYRSKSEVVSAVLHNIDVFSIEEDDNNSAFINYLHITNGAINQAFTFEYKKKLNESKEELLTLGIIEMRERYKSLSREIIIPFELDMELNNVVFTVPQRGDKKKLLELSMLNVKQYKADRLKQAEKLNPEQRSMRLMKEIQQELHLDKLPMQIECFDNSNIQGSDAVAACVVFKKAKPSKQDYRKYNIKTVEGPDDYASMKEVVRRRYQRAIEEETALPDLIITDGGKGQMEVVRQVMEELQLDIPIAGLAKDRKHRTSELLFGFPPQTIGLKQHSPLFKLLEQIQNEVHRFAITFHRDKRSKRQITSALDTIKGIGEKTKTALLKEFKSVKRIKEASLEEISAIAGEAKGKLIKDALK
- a CDS encoding polyprenyl synthetase family protein; this translates as MDSSSLIKSPISAELEDFKSLFDSSLSSSNLLLNNVIAHIRQKNGKMMRPILVLLVSRLFGAIQPATLHAAVSLELLHTASLVHDDVVDESTERRGQLSVNAIFNNKVAVLVGDFLLATSLVHAGKTMNHAIIEVISCLGQDLADGEILQLSNVSNPEYSEAIYFDVIRKKTAALFAACTKAAALSVGADKNEIGTACLLGEYIGMCFQIKDDIFDYFDSKVIGKPTGNDMLEGKLTLPALYALNSTNDEWAKSIAVRVKEGTASPDEIAGLIDFSKKNGGIEYAEKVIRQYQEKAVELLRTLPYSNVISALESYINYVVVRDK
- a CDS encoding nucleotide pyrophosphohydrolase, with product MTFEEAQKQVDLWIKQYGVRYFSELTNMAVLTEEVGELARVMARKYGDQSFKKGEKDNLDDEMADVLWVLLCLANQTGVNLTEAFVRNLEKKTKRDNQRHINNPKLSDNGTE
- the dtd gene encoding D-aminoacyl-tRNA deacylase gives rise to the protein MRVVIQRVSHASVCINGNCKSSIGPGMLILIGIEDTDESEDIEWLCKKIVNLRIFDDENGVMNKSILDVNGDILVISQFTLHASTKKGNRPSYIKAAKPEISIPLYEQFCRKLSSSLGKEIGTGEFGADMKVELLNDGPVTICIDTKNKE
- a CDS encoding DUF1266 domain-containing protein, with the protein product MEQQNISLRFNGNLEDCNLPKSKKQDLFIGLIAGMRKGFFVNSLSTGINKDTLHEILIGVTKPKQESTITETLKFLQTEGERTAYSILLPYLLSSNDKKEIEKILRERFFGIELFVNRAHNIRKFLDYVHDKNIVSINENDLIRGILSWDMGELINLTRIAFEAGYINESTAWEHIKFAGEQCRTNYRNWEEIGKGYLIGQAMKGHSVNVFKSNMAYEDDLLISSHMPFLLSIFSL
- the deoC gene encoding deoxyribose-phosphate aldolase is translated as MEQNDSHLNKYDATLAKYNTNLNDAEIQAKVDKIIEEKVAENNTEEVKKFLFNCIDLTTLNCTDSDESVMKFTEKVNQFDDEFPDLKNVAAICVYPNFAEVVKNTLDVDGINIACVSAGFPSSQTFIEVKIAETAMALMEGANEIDIVISVGKFLSGDYETMCDEIQELKDTCKECHMKVILETGALKTASNIKKASILSMYAGADFIKTSTGKIQPAATPEAAYVMCEAIKEYHEKTGNKIGFKPAGGINTVHDALVYYTIVKELLGEEWLNNKLFRLGTSRLANLLLSEIRGEEIKFF